The Bradysia coprophila strain Holo2 chromosome X unlocalized genomic scaffold, BU_Bcop_v1 contig_20, whole genome shotgun sequence region GCTCTATTGTCATTCGGGTGAAAGTatcaaggaaaaaaatatctaaataaaaaagttgtaaGTCAAAACAATAATTGCTTTGAGATTTATTACACATAAATTCAGTTGGTTCTTTTACGAGTATCACcataaaaacacgaaaacatAAAAGGTTAACGACCTTTACCGTTTACATTGTGCGTATATTGCCGAAATGGGGAGCCAAGAAAAAGACGACGAAAATTCTTTATCGTATTCATGTATTCAAGCCGTTTGGCGAAAGAAGGAATTCATTAAGTGCTTCTAACACTCGTATACACTAACAACATATCGTACATATCTGTTACAAAACCCAAGTCAGATGATAAAACTTACCCTTCATCTAATGGCAATGGCGGTGGAGGTGGCAATGGCATTGTCGGCGATGGTGAATCTCCATCACCAAGTGTCGTATCAATTTGACCATGAATCGGTCCTGATACAGTTGTTGCTACTTCTTCTATATCTGAATCAATTCCCTGCGCAAAATCCATATAGAATGAATCCCTTGAATCGCTCGATCCACGACGTAATTTCAGTGACAAATCGGGTGAGCTATCCATTATTTTGATTGTTAGATGTGTACtttgacgaaattatttttatttattttttttgtaaaaaaaaaatatttttgggaaaagaaCTGATTTTGTAGCAAAAACactaaatttaattcactttATCACAGAGTACCGATTCTTTCTTGACTTTTCATGCTAAAACACCAGACGTAGTGGCTGATATGCACAATATTTATGTGTGTAGTATTATagcaatgaaaaattgttgagGACAAAAAAGCAATTACAAAATTGGATAATCACACCATgcttacaataaaaaaaagagaaaaatgttttatgtttatgtGCAAATCACTGAACAACTTCTCATATAAATTcttcaatacatttttatggaccaaacaaaacattttatatttaaacagATCACAAAGTCAATTCGTACATGATGTTAATGTTGAattcgaaaatataattttttgctgCCCGGAAGTCAATTCATATTATAAGTGGCATAGACTTCCCTCAATTTGTACATATACACTGTTTCGTTTTATGAAATGAACATGCATATACCGCCACAGACACAAATTTGTATATCACAGACCATTGTTAaaaggtgaattttattaaaatcattgTACATGTAACACCCAACATGAATTAAAGATGatcgttttcgttttgttaGATACGTTTAATGAGCTTTCTTCTCGACAAACAAAAGGAAAGCACTGTGTTCCACTCAAAACATTGTACACATAAAAACATTTGAGCGCTTAGAATCACCGACAGGAAAAAGTGAAAGTGAATAAAAAAGCGAACAAGAAAATGGTATGTTATGTTGTTGGCTTTTATATAGAATAGAaatgtgtaaataaaaaaccaaataaaattctattcCCTTCTTCGCGTTAAATTCGCACTCGGCATTTAATCTGAacgatattaaatattttcgggATCCTTTATCAATGACAATGCTCGGCTGAATGACGAGATGACTGCTAtgcgttttttgttttgaacataaaaaaaactttatgaaAACGAGATATTTCTCTCTACTACTCTCCGGGAAAATTTCCCTTGACATGTTCTGTTATTTTGTTAGAATGTTTCGCTCAGCTGTGATACGCGTGTGCGCTGTGATATAATACTCACACTTTTGGATATTGTAATTTGTCTTGTTCGTGTGGTACAAATATTATGAATTCTAGGTGTATATACATACTAGGTGTcaccttttgggtgggtcaggtccctttactgacaattttttcaatatatttttaatcaatttcattttatttttcgttcttaaacttccgaaacatcacaaataactgatataaaaaccttcgcttgagtacaaattctttggaaaagtactttttctgttctctattttcttgaaaatttgcgGCCagctttttaatcaaaaataaatcataaatagacaaggactcgtgtgaattacggcccttgCTCCGCTCTGCACGCAAATTTCCCACTCGTGTAAGTTGTCTATTATTCAGTTTCATAGTCTTATTGCTAACGCTaatcaaaagtaaaacatgcgaatgtggaacgattagaggactctttcactttggtacaatataaaatagtacGATAGACGTTCTTCCCTTACACTTATGCAAAAAAAGGAAGCCCCCCCGGGACTTgctacattcacaaaacctttaaGCATGAATAAAAAtctgtttgattgttttttagtgtcattccatacatttgaataacgattcagaaattggtttttcataaaattttataaatattttatgtcatggCGTAAAATCTGATACTTTCGCCCGTgttagctgactatcaccgtgataggaAAGTATCATGCGTTATATCTAACTTTCACGTGACTATTCCTGACTTTAAccaactatcaccgtgatagctgactgtCATGCGTGATAGATGGATATAACtaaccgacaaaatcaaattccattaaagcaatactctctctagcaaacaaactctcagctctctgtgtattctacaaacactattccacattttgactgactacgctgtaatgtacatgtaacttccaaaggctacttgattcttttaccaccttaataaaagtagttttgttgctagagagggtattgatcaaagtaatcttttcgattgattgaatttccaacagtggaaaatactgtgtttctggaataacttccagatccttaatcccacatagcccatcttcgaacttaacctcaggaattcaattatgcgttgattaaaaaaataaaattagtaattggttgataattactcaagttgggacaaacaattccgtttttcgTGACATATCATACAACCTTTCATACAAagattttagggtattttccggcataagactctgacttacagtcaagggaactaGGTGTcaccttttgggtgggtcagatcccttgtctgaaaattttcatataatgtTGTTATTTTGTCGTTGGTATAAACGTTATAATCAATGCGATTACACTTTTGTAAATgtcttaattaattttaactggATTTTCCATCTTGTTGAAAATGGACAATTGAAGTCCAAGCaaatgacaatattttgacctcaaaaaatttctttgaactcAACCACGTAAgatcttaaaaaaattgacaatataAAAGATCTCATTTTActcataaatttaacaaaatatcaCGACTCGCGTTAAACTACAAGTTCTTTCAAATTGCCTAATATTCCAATAAGACCCGAGTGGTTTAATATTGCGTTATATTGCTTCGCTCTGACCGCAAACGATTCACTCGTCCGAGCTGTTTAATATTGCAATAAGATAGCGCGactcatgtgaattacggccgTAGCTTAGCTCAGatcgcaaacttcacactcgtctgAAATGTCTAATACTATATACTCAAACCACTGTAGTGTATACACATTATGTATGCTGTATTATGCTGTATTATGTATTATGTATTGAAACGTTTCCAGATCCCTAGGTTGACAtggcccatcttcgaacttaaccttaggaatttaattcctcgtcgataaaacatatttcatcaaaatcggttaagaattactcaagttatcgtcgtgacaaaaaaaaatggttacaaacatttcataacatttcatacatttgcAAACACCTGTGCACCTGTGCCACAAACATTTCAaggtattttctggcgtaagatccttgactttcagtcaatgGAATAAATGCAGAAATGCAGAGAGTGTCTTTTTTTGTAACGACCGCCAGTCTATGGTTGTTTATAATATATCGTTgctaaaataaaacaaaaaccataTCGCTGAGAATTAATATATGGAAAATTACAAGAGGACGAGTGGTATTTAAAATGCCGATGAAATTGTTATgcaaaaatatgattttcagTATATATCAACTGTTAAAATAGAGGGCAAATATGGTTTTCACACAATTCGGTTGTCAACAGTTAccataaaaaaatggttaaaaattcAGCAATTATTGTCAACCACTATTCATGCAGTCAGCATGTATGTGACTAAAATCggaaagacattttttgttcggtTTGGAGAGATTTTCTTCAGGTTCTGCCACTCACACTCAGTCACAATTAAACGAGATTTTTTATTCAGGATCTGCCACACCTAGCCCTGGAAACTAAGAAGCGATGCAGTCTGCATCTTACTTCGTAAGTGTCGATgtcataatagttattttcctaacttatgctaaaatggtttttagcgaatgagaggttcgagccggaggcgagtgctggaattaaattctctaaaaaaaaaccttttagtatAAGTTagaaacaacgtttttcctaaacgacgtggaaataagcgacgaagtcgcgatatcTTAACACTAGTTAGAAAAATAACCATTATAAAACCGCCCGCTAACCATTTGAGACCAAGCCTTGAACAATCCAATCATCGTTGCCCAAAATATAAGCTTGACATGTACCtgcagtcagaggcagtgagattttagcataaatttgcttcagctattTTCCAGCTGATTCcccatacaatcaaaactgtttacacTTGTTTacaagctgctacacgcacgcgcaccGTAGTGGTATAACCGTGTGGATaatctgaaaaacagctgaagcaaatccatgctgaaatttcactgccatTAACTGTACAgatcgaaatattttaattgaattcaaattaaGCGCTGTAATCAATGAGTTACGAAAAATTCAGTGCAGATGTCGCGCACACGATTGTGCACACAAAAAGTACGCAATGGAAAACTCCTTACCATCTGAGTTAAACTTCAGTGGACGATTTGCGAttacaataacaacaaaatagTGGTGTTGTTTTCTGGTAAATGGACTGATATATTTGTCATAATCATCATTATCATCTATTTGCGTTTCGGGCATTCAAATTAAAGATGTGAATATTCAgcttttttcgttaaatttctttttgtgtgAGAAATATTCTTTACTATTCGTTACCacaagaactgtcaagttttGGTGAGTGTGCACTGTGCACCAGTTTGTACCAAAAACCACAGACAACAACGTAATTgcattttactttcattgcacTTAAAGGTATATTGCATTTGCTCAGTATTTTTATCTGCTCATGTCGAAATAGTCgaccaaagttttttttgttgttgttggtgatTTAACACGACCTTTTTCCATccgaaatgtttaagtgtttTGTATTTATCAGAGCTAAAGTATTTAATACGataacaaaggaaaaaaattataatttttaacatGTCGTCATATCCCCACATACTGTGACTAATATAATAAGTACATATACTCCTCGTTCTTGTTAGTACACATTCAATTGATGCAtgcaaaattggtttttttatgaaaagcaGAATAGCAATTgagaaacattaaaaaagcAATAACATCAACCGACCGTAAAACAAATTGTAAATAGTAAGTTCACACAGACACTGTTTCGGAACCCACTTTCGATGTTTCTTCGATGTTTAGAAGTCATTTAAGTGATTGATTGATGTGGGAAGAAAGAGAGCATAATCTAGATTTTGCAAAGACTAGTCAACCACTCaatgaatttataaatttgtttttgttttcagaaTCACCGCCGTCATGCCACTGTTGTATAGTGTAATATCCCGTGGAACGACCGTTCTAGCCAAATATGCTGAATGTGTTGGCAATTTTGCTGAAGTAACCGAACAAATAATGACGAAAATCTCATCTGACAATCATAAATTGACCTATTCGCATGGAAGCTATCTCATTCATTACATTTGCGAGGATCGAATTATTTACATGTGCATTACAGATGATGTAAGTTGGACTGACCACCCATCAGTCATCCTgtaatttaattgtttgtttCCTGATTTTGCCAGGAGTTTGAAAGAGCGCGAGCGTTTCTATTCCTCACGGACATTAAGCGAAGGTTTATCTCATCGTACGGTTTACAAGCCGCTACGGCTATTGCTTATGCTATGAATACTGAATTTTCGAGAACGCTGGCATCTGAAATGAAACATTACAGTGAGTCGAGAGAGGTGGACGCTATATCTCGAGTTCATGGACAGATTGATGAACTCAAGGACATTATGGTGAAGAATATAGGTGAGATTGACGCACTGAGTTGGTGAATATAGGAACGAATTTTCTTGGCGCTGCTGCGTTCTTTTTCTTCAGTGTGTTAATATCACTGATTCCACCTAAAAATTGACTAGGACTAGTTGCTGGTCTAACAATTTTTAACATATTTAACGTGTAAGCCCAGATGCAACCGGACCTAgcttttgattcaattttgtttcacCCATTTTGTTTAGcctatcaaacaaaaaattcctcGAGCCAGGCAAGAGTGCTTTTTGTGAAACTCTCAAGTGTAACTGTAAAATAACGGTTCGCTCAACGTTCTCAGCCTAGTACTAGTTTCAAGAGTTTGTTTTAGTCACGGAACAGccaagtgactatttgcacccatgAGGCCGTGAATTGGGTGTTTGGTCAGAAGCGACTTTAATCTCCATTGTAAAAACTCGCATAACTGGGTGTTTTCTCAGAAACAACTTTTAAATCTTCCTTGCACAAACAATAGCCTAACAATTTGGTGCAAATAGTATGTTTCAGACTATTTGTACCATAATGAAAATAGCAgaacattttatcaaaattcatCCGAAATCATTTCTCGCACTATCAGCTCAGCATTAATAGATATTTGAACTTGTCTGTGAGAAGAGTGCTTGTGGGGTTCCAAAGAATTAATCGCATAAAGTCATCTATGATAGACGTGACGGTCAAGTTAATCTTTTAACTTCGTGTACCAATTTCCTTAAAACTTGGCACTTACTCTTCTGATTTATTGTAAGTcttaggccgaaaacacaccaGAGcctcaaaaaacgaaaatttcaagaaaaaagcATGGCCGGGAACCCCGGGAACATTTTTATCGCTGATTTTCCGTGGTGAGACAATCTTTTTGAGCTGTAAAGTATTCCAAATATCCAGTCTTAAGGAGTAGTTATGATGCTTCGTAACTTCGTATTTACTCGCCTAGGATTATGTTTACTCTTAGATGTGTGCACTGAAAGTttgaactttaaattttttatgtcttttgttttgtaatcAGATCCTAGATGGAACCTACCACCAGgccctcaaaaaaaaaactccttgTAAAACGCTACATTCTGATCATGAGTCTAAAAAAACatcagttcctaaaaataaTATTGCAGAGATATTCCTTCATCTAAAATAAACGCTGCATACTGACCTAAATCACGCccctcctcaacaaaaaagaagtttttccgaaatgcacccaaaaactaAGAACGCACATCGATTCAGGGACCTATCGGGAGCTAAGAACAGCATTCAGTACAATCGGACCAGCTCCAGCTCGGATCAGAGTGGACATATTTTAatcaaagttaatttttatctTATTGTCAGAGGTCACAATTTTCTAACGATACCCCTCTCAATGTATTTCATGTGATAAATATCACTTTGTTGACTTGAAAATTGTCGTGAAGTCGCCAACTTCGGAGAATCTTAAGGAGAATCTTCATGAAAATGAACCATAAAGTCTAATTTCAGTTACAAACTTAAACTCGACTTTTACGCCGATTTTTTTCGCTACTAGTAAAGGGGCCCTTTTGACAGAAAAAAGGGGCCCTTCTAGACATTTCCTTCCGGttaaaaatccttattttaggCACTGGTCTCAGCAATGTAAAATTACTCGTGTGTGCCTTTAGTGACTGACGAGTAATCCGGCGTGTTTTATGAACTCTCATATCCGATTTTTCTCATTCAttctgtttcatttttctaatatTGCAAAATAATGGAATCCAtaccttagagtaattataactagagaggaaatttgtacgacaaaatgtggtcccaacataagtttgtataagatacacatttgtatacttttacaccaatacatgtataCGCTGACGCTATttcgcttttgatagttcaatttgccctcttaattaagagggcaaacacacacaccaaaaaaccaataaatttcgtatttcatgttgggaccacgtattttacgtaattttgttcgaaatttcctctctaggtataattactcttagatCCATACACAAACTAAACATCGACTGATCCGCAACATACTTACTATTCGTtgtaaatttcagttttgtttttatttcaattttagaaaatgtgaCCGCACGCGGTGAACGTGTAGAACTTCTCGTCAACAAAACGGAAAACCTGCGTAATACTTCAGTATCGTTTCGTAAGACTTCACGTAATTTAGCACGGGCTATGTTCTGGAAGAACATTAAACTGTATGTGCTGGTCGGAACCATTGTCTTATTTATTGTATATGTGATCATCAGTATGGCTTGTGGTGGTTTAGCATGGCAAAGTTGCATACATAAAAgttaaagtatttttttatatataaaatcaaactatttttattgataGCCTTTCGTTTCCtttccgtttttctttttaattatacGCAATCCGATCGTGTtaactgaataaaaaaaatattttctcgttaaaagttgaaagcaaaaacataaattgtgGTTGAGTAAATCGATGATGATAATGCagtaaaaatttgtataataAATTGGTCGAAATTTGTTTACCTGTAGTCATTCAAgtgatggaaattttttcttttatcatgAGATTA contains the following coding sequences:
- the LOC119068652 gene encoding vesicle-associated membrane protein 7, which translates into the protein MPLLYSVISRGTTVLAKYAECVGNFAEVTEQIMTKISSDNHKLTYSHGSYLIHYICEDRIIYMCITDDEFERARAFLFLTDIKRRFISSYGLQAATAIAYAMNTEFSRTLASEMKHYSESREVDAISRVHGQIDELKDIMVKNIENVTARGERVELLVNKTENLRNTSVSFRKTSRNLARAMFWKNIKLYVLVGTIVLFIVYVIISMACGGLAWQSCIHKS